A single window of Balaenoptera acutorostrata chromosome X, mBalAcu1.1, whole genome shotgun sequence DNA harbors:
- the SPIN4 gene encoding spindlin-4 isoform X1 — MSPPTVPPMGVDGVSAYLMKKRHTHRKQRRKPTFLTRRNIVGCRIQHGWKEGNEPVEQWKGTVLEQVSVKPTLYIIKYDGKDSVYGLELHRDKRVLALEILPERVPTPRIDSRLADSLIGKAVGHVFEGEHGTKDEWKGMVLARAPVMDTWFYITYEKDPVLYMYTLLDDYKDGDLRIIPDSNYYFPTAEREPGEVVDSLVGKQVEHAKDDGSKRTGIFIHQVVAKPSVYFIKFDDDIHIYVYGLVKTP, encoded by the coding sequence ATGTCGCCCCCAACAGTGCCTCCGATGGGCGTAGATGGTGTGTCCGCATACCTGATGAAGAAAAGGCACACCCACAGGAAACAGCGGCGCAAGCCCACTTTCCTCACCCGTAGGAACATTGTGGGCTGCCGCATTCAACACGGCTGGAAGGAAGGCAACGAGCCCGTGGAGCAGTGGAAGGGCACCGTGCTTGAGCAGGTTTCCGTGAAGCCCACTCTCTATATCATCAAATATGATGGCAAAGATAGTGTGTATGGACTAGAACTGCACCGAGATAAGAGAGTTTTAGCGCTAGAGATCCTTCCTGAGAGAGTGCCAACTCCTCGCATTGATTCGCGCCTGGCAGATTCCCTGATTGGCAAGGCAGTGGGTCATGTGTTTGAGGGTGAGCACGGTACGAAAGATGAATGGAAGGGTATGGTCCTGGCGCGAGCCCCCGTGATGGACACTTGGTTTTACATTACCTACGAGAAAGATCCAGTCCTTTATATGTACACGCTGCTGGATGACTACAAAGATGGTGACCTGCGCATCATTCCAGATTCCAACTACTATTTCCCTACAGCAGAACGGGAGCCTGGAGAAGTTGTCGACAGCCTTGTGGGCAAGCAGGTGGAGCACGCCAAAGATGATGGGTCCAAGAGAACCGGCATTTTCATCCATCAAGTGGTGGCCAAGCCATCTGTCTACTTCATTAAGTTTGATGATGATATTCACATTTATGTCTATGGTTTGGTGAAAACCCCCTAA
- the SPIN4 gene encoding spindlin-4 isoform X2 — MGVDGVSAYLMKKRHTHRKQRRKPTFLTRRNIVGCRIQHGWKEGNEPVEQWKGTVLEQVSVKPTLYIIKYDGKDSVYGLELHRDKRVLALEILPERVPTPRIDSRLADSLIGKAVGHVFEGEHGTKDEWKGMVLARAPVMDTWFYITYEKDPVLYMYTLLDDYKDGDLRIIPDSNYYFPTAEREPGEVVDSLVGKQVEHAKDDGSKRTGIFIHQVVAKPSVYFIKFDDDIHIYVYGLVKTP, encoded by the coding sequence ATGGGCGTAGATGGTGTGTCCGCATACCTGATGAAGAAAAGGCACACCCACAGGAAACAGCGGCGCAAGCCCACTTTCCTCACCCGTAGGAACATTGTGGGCTGCCGCATTCAACACGGCTGGAAGGAAGGCAACGAGCCCGTGGAGCAGTGGAAGGGCACCGTGCTTGAGCAGGTTTCCGTGAAGCCCACTCTCTATATCATCAAATATGATGGCAAAGATAGTGTGTATGGACTAGAACTGCACCGAGATAAGAGAGTTTTAGCGCTAGAGATCCTTCCTGAGAGAGTGCCAACTCCTCGCATTGATTCGCGCCTGGCAGATTCCCTGATTGGCAAGGCAGTGGGTCATGTGTTTGAGGGTGAGCACGGTACGAAAGATGAATGGAAGGGTATGGTCCTGGCGCGAGCCCCCGTGATGGACACTTGGTTTTACATTACCTACGAGAAAGATCCAGTCCTTTATATGTACACGCTGCTGGATGACTACAAAGATGGTGACCTGCGCATCATTCCAGATTCCAACTACTATTTCCCTACAGCAGAACGGGAGCCTGGAGAAGTTGTCGACAGCCTTGTGGGCAAGCAGGTGGAGCACGCCAAAGATGATGGGTCCAAGAGAACCGGCATTTTCATCCATCAAGTGGTGGCCAAGCCATCTGTCTACTTCATTAAGTTTGATGATGATATTCACATTTATGTCTATGGTTTGGTGAAAACCCCCTAA